From the genome of Phycodurus eques isolate BA_2022a chromosome 22, UOR_Pequ_1.1, whole genome shotgun sequence, one region includes:
- the cry1a gene encoding cryptochrome circadian regulator 1a, translating into MVVNTIHWFRKGLRLHDNPSLKESLLGADTVRCIYILDPWFAGSSNVGINRWRFLLQSLEDLDSNLRKLNSRLFVIRGQPTDVFPRLFKEWNISRLSYEYDSEPFGKERDAAIKKLASEAGVEVTVRISHTLYDLDKIIELNGGQSPLTYKRFQTLISRMDAVEVPAEFITADVMGKCATPLSDDHDDKFGVPSLEELGFDTEGLSSAVWPGGESEALTRLERHLERKAWVANFERPRMNANSLLASPTGLSPYLRFGCLSCRLFYFKLTDLYRKVKKNSSPPLSLYGQLLWREFFYTAATNNPCFDKMESNPICVQIPWDRNAEALAKWAEGRTGFPWIDAIMTQLRQEGWIHHLARHAVACFLTRGDLWISWEEGMKVFEELLLDADWSVNAGSWMWLSCSSFFQQFFHCYCPVVFGRRTDPNGDYIRRYLPVLRGFPAKYIYDPWNAPEAVQKAARCIVGVHYPKPMVHHAEASRVNIERMKQIYQQLSCYRGLGMLASVPSTSNGNNKPPSDVMGYSVEGPHDAAASAAVSSGYPMPGQPQADWQSGGAMMYLQGDSQAGVAAHQQGYVSSSMMCYAQGNRQSPMLQKGLEHHSSGAPMSSKRHCEDSGNGKSSKVQRH; encoded by the exons ATGGTCGTGAATACGATCCACTGGTTCAGGAAGGGCTTGCGGCTCCATGACAACCCGTCCCTCAAAGAGTCCCTGCTTGGGGCAGACACCGTCCGCTGCATCTACATCCTCGACCCCTGGTTCGCTGGTTCGTCCAACGTGGGCATCAACAGGTGGAG ATTCCTGCTGCAAAGTCTGGAGGACTTGGACTCGAACCTGCGCAAGCTCAACTCCCGTCTCTTCGTGATTCGGGGCCAGCCCACCGATGTCTTTCCCAGACTCTTCAAG GAGTGGAACATATCCCGTCTGTCTTACGAGTACGACTCGGAGCCCTTCGGGAAGGAGCGTGATGCCGCCATCAAGAAGCTGGCCTCTGAGGCCGGTGTGGAGGTGACGGTCCGCATTTCGCACACCCTCTACGATCTTGACAA GATCATTGAGTTGAACGGCGGTCAGTCGCCGCTCACCTACAAGCGCTTCCAGACCCTCATCAGCCGCATGGACGCCGTGGAGGTGCCCGCCGAGTTCATCACCGCCGACGTGATGGGGAAGTGCGCCACGCCGCTCTCCGACGACCACGACGACAAGTTCGGAGTGCCGTCGCTGGAGGAGCTGG GTTTCGATACCGAGGGCTTGTCGTCGGCCGTGTGGCCCGGTGGGGAGTCCGAAGCCCTCACGCGACTCGAGAGGCACCTGGAGAGGAAG GCGTGGGTGGCCAACTTTGAGCGCCCCCGGATGAACGCCAACTCGCTCCTGGCCAGCCCCACCGGCCTCAGCCCCTACCTGCGATTCGGCTGCCTCTCGTGTCGCCTCTTCTACTTCAAGCTCACCGACCTCTACCGGAAG GTGAAGAAAAACAGCTCGCCACCACTGTCGCTGTACGGGCAGCTGCTGTGGCGCGAGTTCTTCTACACGGCGGCCACCAACAACCCGTGCTTCGACAAGATGGAGAGCAACCCCATCTGCGTGCAGATCCCGTGGGACCGCAATGCCGAGGCGCTGGCCAAGTGGGCCGAGGGACGCACCGGGTTCCCCTGGATCGACGCCATCATGACGCAGCTGCGCCAGGAGGGCTGGATCCACCACCTGGCCCGGCACGCCGTTGCCTGCTTCCTGACCCGCGGAGACCTGTGGATCAGCTGGGAGGAGGGCATGAAG GTGTTCGAGGAGCTGCTGCTAGACGCCGACTGGAGTGTGAACGCCGGCAGCTGGATGTGGCTCTCCTGCAGCTCCTTCTTCCAGCAGTTCTTCCACTGCTACTGTCCCGTGGTGTTCGGCCGGCGCACCGACCCCAACGGCGACTACATCCGCCGCTACCTGCCCGTGCTGCGGGGCTTCCCGGCCAAGTACATCTACGACCCGTGGAACGCGCCGGAAGCGGTGCAGAAGGCGGCGCGCTGCATTGTGGGCGTGCACTACCCGAAACCCATGGTCCACCACGCCGAGGCCAGCCGCGTCAACATCGAGCGCATGAAGCAGATCTACCAGCAGCTGTCCTGCTACAGAGGTCTCG GGATGCTGGCGTCCGTTCCCTCCACCTCCAACGGAAACAATAAGCCCCCCTCTGACGTGATGGGGTACTCGGTTGAAGGTCCTCACGATGCCGCTGCGTCTGCCGCCGTGTCTTCCG GATATCCCATGCCAGGTCAGCCCCAGGCCGACTGGCAGAGCGGCGGCGCCATGATGTACCTGCAGGGAGACTCCCAAGCCGGCGTTGCTGCGCATCAGCAAG GCTATGTCAGCTCCAGCATGATGTGCTACGCTCAAGGCAACCGCCAGAGTCCCATGCTTCAAAAag GGCTTGAGCATCACTCCAGTGGTGCGCCGATGAGCAGCAAGCGTCACTGCGAAGACTCCGGAAACGGCAAAAGCTCCAAAGTCCAAAGACACTAA